A segment of the Bdellovibrio bacteriovorus genome:
AGGTTCTGATGCTGAAGGTGTCCCCGGATCTGAAGGACATTTCTTTGGGTTACGCCCTGGATTCAGTGAAGACGATCTTTAAAGAAAAAGTTCTGGCTGAAATGAACTGCAAGTTCTAATCAGCAACAGATCCTGAAACGAAAAAAGGAGCCTTGAGGGCTCCTTTTTTTATTTGTGCAGTTGTCTTGCTTACTGGAAGTTTTGAACTTGCGCGATGTAAGGAAGATTTCTGTAGTAACCCTGATAATCCAAACCGTAACCAACAACGAATTCGTTAGCGATTTTGAAGCCCACGTGATCAATGTCACATTTCACTTTCAATGCATCCGGTTTTTCTAACAAGGCAACAGTCGTCAAAGATTTTGGTTTGCGGGACTGGATGGCGTTTTTCAGATAGTTCATGGTCAGACCTGTGTCCACGATGTCTTCCACCAGGATCACGTGGCAGTTTTCAACCGGACCAGCCAGATCCAAAGTCACTTTCACTTCGCCAGAAGAAGAAGTGCCGCCGTGGTAAGACGCCACACCGAAGAACTCGCAAGTGATGTCGGCTTCGATGTTACGAACCAAATCAGAGTAGAACATGAAAGAACCCTTCAAAACGCAGATCGCAACGACCTTTTCGTTTTTGAATTTCTTGGAAAGGGTAGCCCCAATCTCTTTCACTTTTTGCTGGATCTGC
Coding sequences within it:
- the hpt gene encoding hypoxanthine phosphoribosyltransferase, with translation MTNLSLKPYLTEEQIQQKVKEIGATLSKKFKNEKVVAICVLKGSFMFYSDLVRNIEADITCEFFGVASYHGGTSSSGEVKVTLDLAGPVENCHVILVEDIVDTGLTMNYLKNAIQSRKPKSLTTVALLEKPDALKVKCDIDHVGFKIANEFVVGYGLDYQGYYRNLPYIAQVQNFQ